The following is a genomic window from Deinococcus aquiradiocola.
CGCAGCTGCGGCTCGCGCAGGAACGGCAGGCGCGCGCCCAGCAGGCCCAGGCACAGGCGCAGGCGCAGGCCCGGCAGGTGCGGGCCGCGCAGGCCGCCCGGCAGGCGCAGCTGGCGCGGGAGCAGCAGGCGCTGCAGCAGCAGCAGCAGACGGTGCAGGCGCAGCAGGACCAGTCTCAGCAGCAGCTCGCGCCGCTGCCTGCCGCCGTGGGCGAGATCGGCTTCCCGCTGCCGGGTGGGCGGGTCACGGCGGCCTTCAACACCTCCGGCCCGTGGACGATCCTCAGCGCGCAGAGCGGCGCGCAGGCCGTGTCGGTGGCGGAGGGCAACGTCATCACGGCCGCGAACTACGCGAACCTGGGGTGGGTGGTGATCGTGGATCACGGGTCGCTCAGCTCGTCGTACTTCGGGCTGGCGCAGCCGCTCGTGCGGGTCGGGGACCGGGTGGGGCGCGGTCAGCCGGTCGGCGTGATCGGCGGGAGCCCGCAGTTCGGGCCGGACAGCATGGCGCTCGTCCTGACGCAGATCAGCACCCGGCAGAGCGTCCGCCCGCCCTTCTGAACGCTGTTCCCCCGGCGGGACTTGCCGGGGCGCGCGGGATTCTGCTACACTCCTTCGGTGCGCTCCGGCTGGCTGCTGGCGGGTGCATGAGTGCGAGGCCCACGCCCGCACGACCCGCCACCTTGCGGGAGCTGAACCCTCAAATTCTGAAAGGTCGTATACATCATGGTCAAGATTCGCCTGTCCCGTTTCGGTTCCGCCCATAACCCCCACTACCGCATCGTGGTTGCCGATGTCCGCCGTCCCCGCGACGGTGGCTACATCGAGAACCTGGGTCACTATGACCCCCGCAAGACCAGCGAGAACTTCCTGAACGTGAACGCCGAGCGTGCCGCGTACTGGATCGCTCAGGGCGCCCAGCCCACCCAGACCGCCCGCCGGCTCCTGAAGAGCCAGGGCGTCAAGGTCAAGTAAGGTTCGAGGTTCAGCACCGCGAAGGAGGCTCCGGCCTCCTTTTTTTGTGCCGTTCAGGCGGGCGGGGACAGCAGCGCCGCCAGCGTGCCGTCCAGCGGCGTCCAGCCGTGCAGGGCCACGTGCGGGGCGGGGGCCGGGGCCGCGCGCCGGGCGGGGTTGAACCACGCGGCCCGCAACCCCGCCGAGACGGCGCCCGCCACGTCGTTGCGCCAGTTGTCGCCCACCATCACGGCCTCCCCCGCCTGCACGTCCAGCGCCGCGCACGCGCGCAGGTAGCTGTCCGGGTGCGGTTTGGGCGGCGCGTCACTGGTGGTGACGCTGGCGTGCAGGTGCGGCGTGAGGCCGCAGGCGTCCAGCTTGGCGCGCTGCACGCCCCCAGGGTAGTTCGTGAGCACGCCGACCCGCACCCCGGCCGCCCGCAGGGCCTGCACCACGTCCAGCGCGCCCGGCAGGGGCCTGTAGTGCGCGCGGCTGGCGGCGTGGTACGTGCGGGCCGCCTCCGCCCCGTCCGGGTCCGGCACGCCCACCCCGGACAGCAGCTGCGCGAGCCGCCGTTCCCGGCACGCCTCCACGCTCAGCCGCCCGGCGTGCACCTCGCCCTCCAGTGCCGCCAGCAGTGCCGCGTGCCGCGCGAACAGCGCGTCGTCCGGCAGGGCCGCGAGCGCCGGGTGCCGTGCCGCCAGGGCACGCAGCCCGGCCAGCGTGCAGCCCGCGTCGTCGAAGAGGGTGTCGTCGAGGTCGAAGATCACGGCACGCACGGGCAGCATGCCCCGATGATACGGACTCCGGGACCCGCCCACACCGCGCCGACCCAGACCGTACCCACCCAGACTGCTCCCGCCCCGGCCACGGCGGCCCCCACCCTGCCCGCCGGAACGATGCCGGGCAGGACCATGACCAGACCCGGCATGCCCATGATGAAGCTCGCCGTGAACATCGCCCCCGAAACGCAGATCGCGGCCGTGCCGGGCGTCGGACCGAAACTCGCGGCCGCCGTCGTGCATGCCCGCCCCTTCAGGAACTCCGCCGACCTCATCCGGCGCGTCAAGGGCATCGGCCCGAAGAACTACGTCAAGCTCGGCCTGGACAGGGTCTTCACGTCCTGAGCGGCCATTGAGCGCCCCTTCAGGCTCGGCGGACCAGCCCGCGGGCCGGAGTACAGTCGGGGCATGATTCTGGTCACGGCAGCGACAGGCAACGTGGGGCGCGAACTCGTGCCGCAACTCCTCCAGGCGGGCCAACAGGTCCGGGCAGGCACGCGCCACCCGGACGCAGCGTCCTTCCCGCAGGGGACGGACGTGGTCCGCCTCGACTTCGGCGACCCCGGCAGCGTCCGCGCGGCCGTGCAGGGCGTGCGGGCCGTGTACCTGATCGTGCCGGAAACGGTGGACACGGACGCCCTCACCGGCAGTCTGAAGGCCATGCGGGACGCGGGCGTGGGCCGCGTGGTGCTGCAGTCCGGGTTCGGCGCACAGGACGGCGGCAACCCGCTCGGGGACGCGGAGGACGCCGTGCGCGCCAGCGGCCTCGCGTGGACGATCCTGCGTCCCAACTGGTTCATGCAGAACTACAACCAGATGTTCCGGAAGGGCGTCCGCGACCGGGACGAGTTCGCGGAACCCACCGGAACGCACCGCACGAGTTTCATCGACGCGCGCGACATCGCGGCCGCCGCGACCGCCACGCTCACGCAGGCGGGCCACGAGGGGCACGCGTACGACCTGACCGGCCCGGAATCCCTGGACCGCGCGGCCGTCGCGGAGGCGCTGAGTGCCGCGCTCGGCCGCCACATCACGTACAGCGCGGTGGACGACGACGGCTTCGTGGCGTTCATGACCGGCACCGGCGAGAGCGACGAGGAGGAAGCGCGCGGCATCGCCAGCATCTACGCGCCCATCCGCGCGGACCGCACGGCGGACGTCACGCCGGACCTGAAGCGCCTCACGGGCCGCGCCGGATTCACGGTCCACGAGTTCGCGCAGCACTACCGGCACGACTGGGAACGGTAACGGCTGCACCGCGACACCGTCACCCCACCACACACGGCAGAGGGGCGCAGCCATCACAGCTGCGCCCCTCTCCTCCACTGACAGCCGATCAGTCGGCGGCGGTCGCCTGTTCGACCTCGGCGGGGTACACCTCGATCACGCCTGCGGCGCCCATGCCGCCGCCGATGCACATGGTGACGAGGCCCTTCCCGCCGCCGCGCCGCCCGAGTTCGTAGATGAGGGTCGTGGCGAGCTTCGCGCCGGAGCAGCCGAGCGGGTGCCCGAGCGCGATCGCGCCGCCGTTCACGTTGGTCTTCTCCTCGTCGAGGCCCAGCGTGCGGATCACCGCGAGGCTCTGCGCGGCGAACGCCTCGTTCAGTTCGATCAGGTCGATGTCCCCGAGGGTCAGGCCCGTCTGTTCCAGCACCTTCGGGATGGCCTTGACGGGCCCGATGCCCATCAGTTCCGGGTCCACGCCCGCCACCGCGAAGCCCAGGAATTTCGCGAGCGGTTTCAGGCCCAGCTCGCGGGCCTTGTCGGCGCTCATGACGACCACGGCGGCCGCCCCGTCGGAGAAGGGGCTGCTGTTCGCGGCGCTGACGCTGCCGCCCATCTTGAAGGCCGGGCGGACCTTCGCCATGTCGGCGAGGTTCGCGTCACGGCGGATCAGTTCGTCCTTCTCGAACGGCACGACGGTGCTCGTGACCCTGGTGCCCTTGACCTTGTCCACGCGGACCGGCACGGCGATCACCTCGGCGTCGAACTTCCCGGCGTCCTGCGCGGCCGCGGCCCGCTGGTGGCTGCGGAGCGCGAAGGCGTCCTGGTCCTCGCGGCTGATGCCGTACTTGGCGGCGACGTTCTCGGCCGTCATGCCCATGCCGATGTACGCGCCGGGCCGGGCGTCCACGAGTTCCTTGTTGGGGCTGGGGTTGTGGCCGCTCATGGGGACCATGCTCATGCTCTCCACGCCGCCCGCCAGCATCACCTCGGCCTGACCGGAGATGACGGCCGCGGCCGCCATCGCGATGGTCTGCAGGCCGCTGGAGCAGAAACGGTTGACGGTCACGCCGCCGACCGTGTCGGGCATCCCGGCGCGCAGCGCGGCGAGACGCGCGATGTTCAGGCCCTGCTCGGCCTCGGGGATGGCGCAGCCGAGGTACACGTCCTCCACGAGGGCCGCGTCGATCCCGGCGCGCTTCACGGCTTCGTTCATGACGAGGGCCGCGAGGTCGTCGGGGCGGGTGTTGGTGAGGGTTCCCTTGCCGCCGCGCCCCACCGGGGTACGGACAGCGCTGACAATGACCGCTTCAGGCATGATGGTTCTCCTCCGGCCGCTGCGGGCCGGTCGTATGGGTGGCTTGTGGGGTGTCCAGCACGCGCTGGACGAAGGTTTTCACGGCCGCCTCGTAGCGGGCCGGGTCCTGATTCCAGGCGCGTTCGTGCTGTGCGCCCTCGAACCGGTGGTACTCGACGATGTCTGGCCGGGCGTGCACGAAGCTCTCCACCTGCGCGACCGGGACGGTCTTGTCGATGGAGCCGTGCACGACGAGCATCGGGGTGCGGAAGGTGTCGCGGACGCTGAGGTGATCGACCGCGTCGAAGTCCTGCTTGCTCTTCACGACGGTCAGCCATGCCACGACGCGCGACAGCACAAAGGGGATCGGCACGCGGTACCGCAGCGCGTGGTGCGTGATCAGGGCGCGCCATTCGAGCGGCGGGGAGTCGAGCAGCAGGGCCGTGACGCGGTCCGCGAGGCGGCTGTAGCGCAGGAACGCGAGCGAGATGCCCGCCCCGAGGCTGAAGCCGAACAGCAGGATGCGCCGCGCGCCGTGCTCCACCGCGAACTGCACGGCGGCCTCCAGGTCCTGCCATTCCTCGGCGGACAGGCGGTGCTTGCGTTCCGGGGTGGGCGGCGCGCCCTCGGCGTTGCGGTACGTGATGACGAGCGCGGTCAGGCCGAGCCCGCCGCTCAGGCCGCCCGTCTGCGGTCCGACCAGGGTCGGCAGGATCCTGAGCGCGTCCTGCCGCAGGCCGCCGTACCCGTGCGTCACGATCACCCAGTCGGTCCCGGCCGCCTGCGCGAGCGTGGGCGTACCGCCCTGCGCCGCTCCCGCCCGGACGGGGTGGGCGGGCGTGACGGGCGGCACGAGCCACGCGGGCATGGGGCCGTGATCGCCGGGAATGCTGAGCTCCAGGTGCGGCATGCCGCGCTGGGCGGGCGTGCCGCGCCCGATGGTGCTGGCCCGCACCCGCTGCCCCAGCCGCAGCGGGGCGTCCGTCTCGCGCAGTTCCCGGACCGTTCCGGCAGAGTTGCCGCGCAGCAGCGGCCCGAGCTGCGCGTACCGCGTGCCGCCCGGCGTCTGCCACTCCAGGATCAGCGAGCCGGGACGGCGCGTGCTGGGCGTGCTGGTGAGCGTGACGTGCGTGTGCCCGTGGCCCTCCTCCAGCGCGAGGACGCGCGTCGGGTACGCTTTGCGGCGCACGGGACGCACGTGCACGAGCCGGTCGGCGAAGTACCAGCCGACGCCCAGCATGGCCCCCACCCCCAGGGCCGCGCCGATCAGGACGCGTCCCCAGAGCGGGAGGGCAGGATTGTGAGTGTTCTTGGACATGAGGCTCACTCTGGCATAAGGGGATGAGGGGGATGGGGACGGGGAGCGGCGGGGACTTCCGGTCCGGGCGGTGGGGTGGGGGGCGCGGTTCGCGGTCCGGCTCCGCGCCTTCCCTGTTCAGTTCCGCAGGGGTTTGCCGGTCTTGAGCATGTGCGCGATGCGGTCCTGCGTGCCCTTCTTGCCGAGCAGCGTCAGGAAGGCTTCGCGTTCCAGGTCGAGGAGGTGCTGTTCGCTGACCCTGGCGTTGCGGTTGTTGCCGACGCCGCCGGACAGCACGCGGGCGAGTTCGTTGCTGACGGTGAGGTCGTGGTCGGTGATGTACTTGCCTTCGTGCATGCCGTACAGGGCGCTCTTGATGGCGCCGATGGCGGCGTCGCCCATCACGGGGATGTCCTGGCGGGGGGTGGGCTGGGTGTAGTCCGGCGCGAGTTCCAGCACCTTGCGTTTCGCTTCGGTGATGATGTGGTTGCGGTTCATGGCGATGGTGTCCGAGGAGCGCAGGAAGCCGAGCTTGCGGGCTTCGAGGGCGCTGGTGGAGACCTTGGCGGTGCCGATGGTCTCGAAGGCGCGCTGCACGGCGGGCAGCAGGAGGGCGCCGCTCTGCTGCGTGGGCAGTAGGGCGTCGGTGAAGCGCAGCAGGAGTTCCTTGGTGCCGCCGCCGCCGGGGATGAGGCCCACGCCGACCTCGACGAGCCCGGTGTACAGTTCGGCGCTGGCGACGACGTGGTCGGCGTGCATGAGCATCTCGCAGCCGCCGCCGAGCGCGAGGCCGAAGGGCGCGGCGACGACGGGGTGCGGGCTGAAGCGCAGGCTGGTGGTGGCCTTCTGGAATTCGCGGATGGCGGCGTCGAGTTCGTCCCACTCCTCGTCCTGCGCCTGGCTGAGCACGAGGGGGAGGTTGGCGCCCGCGGAGTAGTTGTCGCCCTGGTTGCCGACCACGAAGCCGGCGTAGCCCATGCTGGTCACGGCCTTGTGCGCGTCCTCGATGATGCGCAGCTGGTCTTCGCCGAGGGCGTTCATCTTGACGTGCCATTCGGCGAGGAGCACGCCGTCGCCCAGGTCGACGAGGCTCGCGCCGGGGCGTTTCTTGACGACGCGGGTGGCGTCCTTCTTGAGGTCCGTCAGGATGAGGTAGGGGGCGGCGTAGGGGGCAGGGTCGCCGGCGGGCGTGACGATCTCGTCGCCGCTGTAGAAGGTCTGGCGGCCGCTGTCCTTCATGGCCTGCAGGAGGGGCGGGAGGGTGCGGCCTTCCGCTTCGAGGTTCGCGATGACGGTCTGCACGCCGAGGGTGTCCATCGTCTCGAAGGGGCCCTGTTCCCAGCCGAAGCCCCACTTGAGGGCGTTGTCGATGTCCTGGAGGCGGTTACTGACATTGCCGGCCATCTTGGCGGCGTACCAGAAGCCGTCGTTCATGACGCCGCGCAGGAAGTCGCCTTCCCTGCCTTCCAGGGTGTAGAGCGCCGCCACGCGCCTGGCGAGCGGCTGGCC
Proteins encoded in this region:
- the rpsP gene encoding 30S ribosomal protein S16; translation: MVKIRLSRFGSAHNPHYRIVVADVRRPRDGGYIENLGHYDPRKTSENFLNVNAERAAYWIAQGAQPTQTARRLLKSQGVKVK
- a CDS encoding HAD family hydrolase; protein product: MLPVRAVIFDLDDTLFDDAGCTLAGLRALAARHPALAALPDDALFARHAALLAALEGEVHAGRLSVEACRERRLAQLLSGVGVPDPDGAEAARTYHAASRAHYRPLPGALDVVQALRAAGVRVGVLTNYPGGVQRAKLDACGLTPHLHASVTTSDAPPKPHPDSYLRACAALDVQAGEAVMVGDNWRNDVAGAVSAGLRAAWFNPARRAAPAPAPHVALHGWTPLDGTLAALLSPPA
- a CDS encoding ComEA family DNA-binding protein, with product MIRTPGPAHTAPTQTVPTQTAPAPATAAPTLPAGTMPGRTMTRPGMPMMKLAVNIAPETQIAAVPGVGPKLAAAVVHARPFRNSADLIRRVKGIGPKNYVKLGLDRVFTS
- a CDS encoding NAD(P)H-binding protein — protein: MILVTAATGNVGRELVPQLLQAGQQVRAGTRHPDAASFPQGTDVVRLDFGDPGSVRAAVQGVRAVYLIVPETVDTDALTGSLKAMRDAGVGRVVLQSGFGAQDGGNPLGDAEDAVRASGLAWTILRPNWFMQNYNQMFRKGVRDRDEFAEPTGTHRTSFIDARDIAAAATATLTQAGHEGHAYDLTGPESLDRAAVAEALSAALGRHITYSAVDDDGFVAFMTGTGESDEEEARGIASIYAPIRADRTADVTPDLKRLTGRAGFTVHEFAQHYRHDWER
- a CDS encoding thiolase family protein, with translation MPEAVIVSAVRTPVGRGGKGTLTNTRPDDLAALVMNEAVKRAGIDAALVEDVYLGCAIPEAEQGLNIARLAALRAGMPDTVGGVTVNRFCSSGLQTIAMAAAAVISGQAEVMLAGGVESMSMVPMSGHNPSPNKELVDARPGAYIGMGMTAENVAAKYGISREDQDAFALRSHQRAAAAQDAGKFDAEVIAVPVRVDKVKGTRVTSTVVPFEKDELIRRDANLADMAKVRPAFKMGGSVSAANSSPFSDGAAAVVVMSADKARELGLKPLAKFLGFAVAGVDPELMGIGPVKAIPKVLEQTGLTLGDIDLIELNEAFAAQSLAVIRTLGLDEEKTNVNGGAIALGHPLGCSGAKLATTLIYELGRRGGGKGLVTMCIGGGMGAAGVIEVYPAEVEQATAAD
- a CDS encoding alpha/beta hydrolase, which codes for MSKNTHNPALPLWGRVLIGAALGVGAMLGVGWYFADRLVHVRPVRRKAYPTRVLALEEGHGHTHVTLTSTPSTRRPGSLILEWQTPGGTRYAQLGPLLRGNSAGTVRELRETDAPLRLGQRVRASTIGRGTPAQRGMPHLELSIPGDHGPMPAWLVPPVTPAHPVRAGAAQGGTPTLAQAAGTDWVIVTHGYGGLRQDALRILPTLVGPQTGGLSGGLGLTALVITYRNAEGAPPTPERKHRLSAEEWQDLEAAVQFAVEHGARRILLFGFSLGAGISLAFLRYSRLADRVTALLLDSPPLEWRALITHHALRYRVPIPFVLSRVVAWLTVVKSKQDFDAVDHLSVRDTFRTPMLVVHGSIDKTVPVAQVESFVHARPDIVEYHRFEGAQHERAWNQDPARYEAAVKTFVQRVLDTPQATHTTGPQRPEENHHA
- a CDS encoding 3-hydroxyacyl-CoA dehydrogenase/enoyl-CoA hydratase family protein translates to MKIQKAAVIGAGVMGAAIAAQLANAGIPVTLLDIVLPDNPDRNAAARTGVQRALKARPAAFMDPARAALIQVGNLEDDLGKLKDADWILEAIIEKLPAKRDLWEKVEKVAKKTAIISSNSSGIPMHLQIEGRSADFQSRFVGAHFFNPPRYLHLLEVIPTPSTSEDVIRTFSDFASTVLGKGVVVANDVPGFVANRIGVYGIVRAMHYIQKYGLTPAQADQLTGPVLGRASSATFRTADLSGLDIIYHVANDLAAATPDDEDFTLTQPFRTLVEDRKWLGDKTGSGFYKKTKDEKGKTKILNLNLDTFEYEDQGKVKVDAVEAVKGQPLARRVAALYTLEGREGDFLRGVMNDGFWYAAKMAGNVSNRLQDIDNALKWGFGWEQGPFETMDTLGVQTVIANLEAEGRTLPPLLQAMKDSGRQTFYSGDEIVTPAGDPAPYAAPYLILTDLKKDATRVVKKRPGASLVDLGDGVLLAEWHVKMNALGEDQLRIIEDAHKAVTSMGYAGFVVGNQGDNYSAGANLPLVLSQAQDEEWDELDAAIREFQKATTSLRFSPHPVVAAPFGLALGGGCEMLMHADHVVASAELYTGLVEVGVGLIPGGGGTKELLLRFTDALLPTQQSGALLLPAVQRAFETIGTAKVSTSALEARKLGFLRSSDTIAMNRNHIITEAKRKVLELAPDYTQPTPRQDIPVMGDAAIGAIKSALYGMHEGKYITDHDLTVSNELARVLSGGVGNNRNARVSEQHLLDLEREAFLTLLGKKGTQDRIAHMLKTGKPLRN